A single region of the Maniola jurtina chromosome 21, ilManJurt1.1, whole genome shotgun sequence genome encodes:
- the LOC123876155 gene encoding protein ANTAGONIST OF LIKE HETEROCHROMATIN PROTEIN 1-like isoform X2, translated as MEVEEAICVYLLLRKKERKKKRQYWVHPILRDRFTHGQFQTLYPKLRSFEPKFFNYLRMSINSFDELLEMMSKQIESNDTHMRSSVSPEEKLVITLRYLGTGCSFGELHYNFRLGKSTITGIVREVCETLWEKVTKNVMPEPSEDIWKKIAKDFEKYANFPNCIGAIDGKHIRITKPKDSGSLYYNYKTFFSIVLLALCDSNYCFTFIDIGSYGKSSDSAIFKNSAFYKRLSRARRFIECTFGILANKWRIFHRPINVNIDFAEDIIKACCVLHNFVRTRDGIQYEDTLHTAPMSNLITLHAGRGTPSSLNIRDKYANYFVNEGRVEWQDTKI; from the exons ATGGAAGTCGAAGAAGCAATATGTGTGTACTTGTTGCTccgtaaaaaagaaagaaagaagaaacggCAGTATTGGGTGCATCCAATATTACGCGATCGATTTACTCATGGTCAGTTTCAGACTTTATATCCAAAATTAAGAAGTTTTGAACCAAAATTCTTCAATTATTTGAGAATGTCGATAAATTCATTTGATGAATTATTAGAAATGATGagtaaacaaattgaatctaatGATACCCATATGAGGTCAAGCGTGTCCCCAGAAGAAAAACTCGTGATCACATTAAg atatCTGGGTACTGGTTGTTCCTTTGGAGAACTACATTACAACTTTCGTCTTGGCAAATCTACAATCACAGGAATTGTCCGTGAAGTATGTGAAACTCTGTGGGAAAAAGTCACAAAAAACGTCATGCCTGAACCCAGCGAAGATATATGGAAGAAAATAGctaaagattttgaaaaatatgcaaattttCCCAATTGCATAGGCGCCATAGATGGCAAGCATATAAGGATTACAAAACCCAAAGATTCGGGTTCTTtgtattataattacaaaacttttttttccatAGTACTGTTGGCACTTTGTGATAGTAACTATTGTTTTACTTTCATAGATATCGGATCTTACGGAAAAAGTAGTGATtctgcaatttttaaaaattcagcatTTTATAAAAG gTTATCAAGAGCTCGACGTTTTATTGAATGCACTTTCGGAATTCTGGCAAACAAGTGGCGCATTTTTCATAGGCCTATAAACGTGAATATAGACTTTGCCGAAGACATAATAAAGGCCTGTTGCGTGCTACACAATTTTGTTAGAACTAGAGATGGTATACAGTATGAAGATACTTTACATACTGCGCCAATGAGTAATCTTATTACATTACATGCAGGAAGGGGTACACCATCATCATTAAACATTAGAGACAAATATGCTAATTACTTTGTGAATGAGGGTCGTGTAGAATGGCAAGACAcgaaaatatga
- the LOC123876155 gene encoding protein ALP1-like isoform X1 yields the protein MEVEEAICVYLLLRKKERKKKRQYWVHPILRDRFTHGQFQTLYPKLRSFEPKFFNYLRMSINSFDELLEMMSKQIESNDTHMRSSVSPEEKLVITLRYLGTGCSFGELHYNFRLGKSTITGIVREVCETLWEKVTKNVMPEPSEDIWKKIAKDFEKYANFPNCIGAIDGKHIRITKPKDSGSLYYNYKTFFSIVLLALCDSNYCFTFIDIGSYGKSSDSAIFKNSAFYKRLIEKSLHIPKPKPISETDPKPLPYVIVGDEAFGLSENVMRPYAGKGLSYEKKIFNYRLSRARRFIECTFGILANKWRIFHRPINVNIDFAEDIIKACCVLHNFVRTRDGIQYEDTLHTAPMSNLITLHAGRGTPSSLNIRDKYANYFVNEGRVEWQDTKI from the exons ATGGAAGTCGAAGAAGCAATATGTGTGTACTTGTTGCTccgtaaaaaagaaagaaagaagaaacggCAGTATTGGGTGCATCCAATATTACGCGATCGATTTACTCATGGTCAGTTTCAGACTTTATATCCAAAATTAAGAAGTTTTGAACCAAAATTCTTCAATTATTTGAGAATGTCGATAAATTCATTTGATGAATTATTAGAAATGATGagtaaacaaattgaatctaatGATACCCATATGAGGTCAAGCGTGTCCCCAGAAGAAAAACTCGTGATCACATTAAg atatCTGGGTACTGGTTGTTCCTTTGGAGAACTACATTACAACTTTCGTCTTGGCAAATCTACAATCACAGGAATTGTCCGTGAAGTATGTGAAACTCTGTGGGAAAAAGTCACAAAAAACGTCATGCCTGAACCCAGCGAAGATATATGGAAGAAAATAGctaaagattttgaaaaatatgcaaattttCCCAATTGCATAGGCGCCATAGATGGCAAGCATATAAGGATTACAAAACCCAAAGATTCGGGTTCTTtgtattataattacaaaacttttttttccatAGTACTGTTGGCACTTTGTGATAGTAACTATTGTTTTACTTTCATAGATATCGGATCTTACGGAAAAAGTAGTGATtctgcaatttttaaaaattcagcatTTTATAAAAGGTTAATAGAAAAGTCATTACACATACCAAAACCTAAACCAATATCTGAAACAGATCCTAAACCATTGCCATACGTCATAGTTGGCGATGAAGCGTTTGGTTTATCCGAAAATGTAATGCGACCCTATGCAGGTAaagggctatcatatgaaaaaaaaatatttaattacaggTTATCAAGAGCTCGACGTTTTATTGAATGCACTTTCGGAATTCTGGCAAACAAGTGGCGCATTTTTCATAGGCCTATAAACGTGAATATAGACTTTGCCGAAGACATAATAAAGGCCTGTTGCGTGCTACACAATTTTGTTAGAACTAGAGATGGTATACAGTATGAAGATACTTTACATACTGCGCCAATGAGTAATCTTATTACATTACATGCAGGAAGGGGTACACCATCATCATTAAACATTAGAGACAAATATGCTAATTACTTTGTGAATGAGGGTCGTGTAGAATGGCAAGACAcgaaaatatga